GTCGAAAGTGGTAGTATGGAACCGCATATGTCTCGTGGAGATCTCGTGTTCGTCGTCGAGGAATCACGGTTCGCACCCACAGCGGCTCGAGATCCCACGGGTGTCGTGACCTATCGGATGGGCAAGCGAGTTGGCTATCGAAAATTCGGCAGCTATGGAGATGTCATCGTGTATCGACCAAATAACACTGGAGAGACACCTATCATTCATCGTGCTCGCTTCTGGGTGAACGAGAGCGAGAACTGGTACGACAAAGCCAATCCCGCATATCTCGATGGTGAGAACTGTCGTGAGATACCAAACTGCCCAGCACCTCAGGCGGGATTCATTACTAAAG
This genomic window from Halogeometricum sp. S3BR5-2 contains:
- a CDS encoding S26 family signal peptidase, producing MSRKDSPPDEYDIREWARWLRQTNHPTVQIIRDLVSSALVVLLIGVVLFAISGVWPPMVAVESGSMEPHMSRGDLVFVVEESRFAPTAARDPTGVVTYRMGKRVGYRKFGSYGDVIVYRPNNTGETPIIHRARFWVNESENWYDKANPAYLDGENCREIPNCPAPQAGFITKGDANDKYDQVIGLSGPVRPVWIEGKAELRIPWIGYIRLLFGVLIV